One Sulfoacidibacillus ferrooxidans DNA window includes the following coding sequences:
- the cysC gene encoding adenylyl-sulfate kinase, giving the protein MTIDENVMWQKTKVNRVARENLHEHKGAVVWFTGLSGSGKSTIAAELEWHLYRQGIHTYLLDGDNVRLGLNEDLGFSMRDREENIRRVGHLAKLFVDAGMVVIVAMISPLRKDREWVRSLFAQGEFIETFIDCPLDICIERDPKGLYKKALAGSIPDFTGISSPYEHPIHADLTIRTNQVRISEAVSTIETHLVAQIIPERSSQTLQKTHVLHQR; this is encoded by the coding sequence TTGACCATCGACGAGAATGTAATGTGGCAAAAAACAAAGGTAAACCGTGTAGCACGTGAAAATTTGCACGAACACAAAGGTGCTGTCGTTTGGTTTACAGGACTCTCCGGTTCAGGAAAATCAACGATTGCTGCAGAATTGGAATGGCATCTGTATCGACAAGGTATCCACACCTACCTATTAGATGGAGACAATGTCAGACTCGGATTGAATGAAGACTTGGGTTTCTCCATGCGAGATCGCGAAGAGAACATTCGACGTGTCGGTCATCTCGCAAAATTATTTGTCGATGCAGGCATGGTCGTCATTGTAGCTATGATATCCCCCCTGCGCAAAGATCGCGAATGGGTACGCAGTCTCTTTGCACAAGGAGAATTCATCGAGACATTTATCGACTGTCCCCTTGATATCTGCATCGAAAGAGACCCTAAAGGATTGTATAAGAAAGCTCTTGCTGGATCGATCCCTGACTTCACAGGCATTAGCTCACCTTATGAACATCCGATCCACGCGGATTTAACCATCCGTACTAACCAAGTGCGTATCAGTGAAGCGGTGTCTACGATTGAGACCCATCTTGTTGCACAGATCATTCCTGAACGAAGTTCGCAAACATTACAAAAGACACATGTACTTCATCAACGCTAA